CGGTCCGTTCGAGATGCTCGACGCGCTCGGCGTGGATTGGTTCTGCAAGCGGCTGGCTGACGCTGGCCTGGCGGTTCCACCACTGCTGGCGCACGGCAAGCCGCTCTACGACGGCGAGACGCAGTTGCTGGCCGACGGCAGCTACAGCACGGTCCCGCGCAAAGAGGGGGCGCTGCGCGTCGCCGACCTGCGGAAGGCGGGCGAACCACTGGCAAGCAACGCGTCGGCGTCTCTGTGGGACGCGGGCGACGGCATCGCGCTGCTCGAGTTCCACAGCAAGCTGAACGCGATTGACCCGCTCAGCCTGGAAATGACCGCCGAGGCGGTTGAAGTCGTGGAGGGGGGCGACTTCGTCGGGCTGGTGGTCGGCAACGACGGTGAACATTTCTCGGCCGGCGCCAACATCGGGCTGGCGCTCTTCGTCGCCAACGTCGGTGCGTGGGACGAAATCGGCAAGATGATTAGCGGCGGCCAGCTGGCATTCATGACGCTCAAGCACTCCAGCTTCCCGGTCGTCGGCGCACCGAGTGGACTCGCCATCGGCGGCGGGTGCGAGGTGCTGCTGGCGTGCGACGCCATCCAGGCGCACTCCGAGACCTACACGGGGCTGGTTGAAGTCGGCGTGGGGCTGGTCCCCGCGTGGGGCGGCTGCAAAGAGATGCTGCGCCGCTGGACCGAGGCGGGGCCACACGGCCCAATGGCACCCGTCGCGAAAATCTTCGAGAACGTCGGCACTGCAAAAGTGGCGACGAGCGCCTTCGAGGCGCGGGACATGCAAATCCTGCGCGACGGCGACCGCATCACGATGAACCGCGACCGCGTGCTGGCCGACGCCAAGGCGCGCTGCCTTGAGCTGGTCGATGGCTACGCACCGCCCGAAATGGCAACACACCGGTTGCCCGGCCCATCAGGCCGCGTCGGGCTGGAGATGGCGGTGGCGGACCTGCTCCGCGCGGGCAAGGCGACACCACACGACGAGGTCGTCGCGGGGCAGCTGGCTATTGTGCTGAGCGGCGGCGGGACCGACCCCACCGAAGAACTGGACGATTCCGACATACTTGACCTGGAGCGCGCGGCGTTCATGGCGCTGGTGCGCCTGCCACCAACGCTGGCGCGGATTGAGCATATGCTCACGACGGGAAACCCGCTGAGGAACTGAGATGAAATACCGCGTGCCGAAACGGGAGTTCGAGTTCGTCCTGCGCGAGGTGATGCAGGTCGAGCGACTGACACAGTATCCTGGCTACGAGGAGGTGACCTGGGATATGCTACAGATGATTACTGACCAGGTAGCTGAGATTGTGGAAGACGTCTGGCTTCCAAGTAACAAGATTGGAGATCAAGTCGGCGCGAAATTCAAGGATGGGGAGGTAACGCTGCCACCTGAGTTCCACGACGCGATTAACGCTATTCGCGATACTGGACTGGTGACGCTATTCGCGCATCAGGAATACGGTGGGATGGGGTTCCCAACCGCCCTTGAGGTGCTGGGTGACGAGGTGATGTGCGCGACCAACATGGCGCTGGCAACCATATCAGGACTTACCAAGGGAGCCTATCGTTGCATCCATCAATATGGTAGTGAGGAGCTGAAGACACTATATCTGCCGAGGATGGTCAGCGGCGAGTGGTTCGGTACCATGTGCCTTACGGAGGCGCATTGCGGGACTGACCTGGGGCTGCTGCGTACCAGGGCGGTGGAGCAGGAAAACGGTAGCTACCGGCTGAGCGGCGAGAAGATATTCATTACCGGTGGTGAACATGATTTAACGGAAAATATTCTTCATCTGGTTCTGGCGCGGCTGCCCGATGCGCCGAAGGGCGTGAAGGGAATCTCGCTCTTCCTGGTGCCCAAGTTCATCCCGGCAGACGACGGCAGTCTAGGCGAGCGCAACTCCATTCGAGCGCTCTCCATCGAGGAAAAGATGGGATGCAAGGGCTCTCCCACCTGCGTTATAGCGCTTGAGGAAGCACAGGGCTGGTTGATTGGTGAGGAGAATCGCGGGCTGCGCGCGATGTTCTCGATGATGAACCATGAGCGGCTGGCGGTTGGCATGGAAGGCATCGGCATCGGCGAGATTGCCTACCAGAACGGGCTGGCGTACGCGCTGGACCGGCTGCAGGGGCGCGACCTGAAAGGCGCCCGGTTTCCGGAACAGGAAGCCGATCCACTGATCGTGCATCCCGACATCCGGCGGATGCTGCTGCGCGCCAAGTCACTCATCGAAGGGATGCGCTGCCTGGCGGTCTGGACCGGGATGTCGATTGACCGCTCGCATGCGGACCCCGATGAGGCAACGCGCGAGGCGAACGGTGAACTGGTCGAAATCCTGACGCCGATTGTCAAGGCGCTCTGCACCGACCTTGGGTGCGAAATCGCGAACGACATGCTGCAAATCTACGGCGGTCACGGCTACATCAAGGAGCACGGCATGGAGCAGCTGGTGCGCGACCTGCGGATTGCCCCCATCTGGGAAGGCGCCAACGGCATTCAGGCGCTCGACCTGGCGGGGCGCAAACTGCCGCGCGATATGGGGCGGTTGCTGCGCCGCTTCTTCCATCCTGCGCTGGAGTTCGTCGAGACCAATCGCGACGACCCCGACCTGAAGGAATTTGTCGAGCCGTTCGCGAAAGGCTTGCGCGGGCTCCAGAAGACCAGCTTGTTCCTGGCCCAGAGGGGAATGGGCAACCCGCGCGAAATCGGCGCCGGCGCGACCGACTACCTGCGGCAGTTCGGGCTGGTGACGCTGGGCTACATGTGGCTACAGATGCTGAAGGTCGCCTTTGCGAAGCGCGACGAAGGGGAGTTTTACGAATACAAACTCATTACGGGGCGCTACTTTTTCGAGCGTGTCTTCCCCGAAACTATCTCGCGCGCGGTCGCCATCGCTTCCGGCGCGAAGACCATGATGGCGATGCCGGACGCCGGCTTCGCGGGCGACCATCGCTTCTCGGGCAACTAGTCGGCGACCAGCTTCCCGAGCGTGTAGAAGGGGTTGCCCGCCAGCCACTGCCCGCCGTCGGCGACGAGGCACTCTCCCGTCACGTAGTCGCTCGCGGCGAGCCAGAGCACTTGCAGCGCCATCTCGTCGGCGGTCGCGAGCCGCCCCTTCGGGATAGTGTCGGTAATCATCTGTTCCATCTCGGGCGCCGGGAACAGGTTGGCCCGGGCACCTTCGGTCGGCACGACGCCGGGGCAGAGCGCGTTGACGCGGATGCCATGGCTGGCCCACTCGAGCGCCAGCGACCGCGTCAGGTTCAGCACCCCCGCCTTTGCGGCGCCGGAGTGCGCGACGTAGGACGCGGCGCCCCAGGCGTAGTTGGCGACTATGTTGACGACGCTCGCATCGCGCCCCTTGCGCAGCAGCGGGTGGAAGGCGCGCGAGACGCGGAAGGTGCCGTCGAGCACGATGTCGACGACCGCGCGCCAGGCGTTTTCGCTCATCTCGGCCACCGGCGCGAAGAAGTTCCCGGCGGCGTTGTTGACCAGCACGTCGAGCGCACCCCATTCCGATTCGAGCGTGGCGGCGAGCGCCGCCACGCTC
This is a stretch of genomic DNA from Candidatus Poseidoniia archaeon. It encodes these proteins:
- a CDS encoding 3-hydroxyacyl-CoA dehydrogenase/enoyl-CoA hydratase family protein — encoded protein: MERAAVIGSGVMGAGIAAHLANAGVSVELLDIVPEGAADRNALARGAIARLPRTKPAPLMHPDFAERIRPGNLEDHLGRVAEADWIVEAVLEDLNIKQKVFRQLEKVRKDGSIISSNTSTIPRAQLTKGMGKRFARDFMITHFFNPPRYLRLLEIVPSPTMEPERLDAFRDFADRRLGKGVVVCNDTPGFIGNRIGAYWMQCAINAAVEMGLSVEEADAVMGRPIGVPKTAVFGLLDLVGLDLVPHIAESMLATLPDDDDYRRVVAEAEQNGITATISGMIAAGYTGRKGKGGFYRLNRDGGKKVKEARSLATGEYAPANRKVALESPKAGKRGLRALVEYPDRGGEYAWKVLSQTLAYTASLVPEIAAAPADVDAAMRLGYGWKRGPFEMLDALGVDWFCKRLADAGLAVPPLLAHGKPLYDGETQLLADGSYSTVPRKEGALRVADLRKAGEPLASNASASLWDAGDGIALLEFHSKLNAIDPLSLEMTAEAVEVVEGGDFVGLVVGNDGEHFSAGANIGLALFVANVGAWDEIGKMISGGQLAFMTLKHSSFPVVGAPSGLAIGGGCEVLLACDAIQAHSETYTGLVEVGVGLVPAWGGCKEMLRRWTEAGPHGPMAPVAKIFENVGTAKVATSAFEARDMQILRDGDRITMNRDRVLADAKARCLELVDGYAPPEMATHRLPGPSGRVGLEMAVADLLRAGKATPHDEVVAGQLAIVLSGGGTDPTEELDDSDILDLERAAFMALVRLPPTLARIEHMLTTGNPLRN
- a CDS encoding acyl-CoA dehydrogenase C-terminal domain-containing protein — its product is MKYRVPKREFEFVLREVMQVERLTQYPGYEEVTWDMLQMITDQVAEIVEDVWLPSNKIGDQVGAKFKDGEVTLPPEFHDAINAIRDTGLVTLFAHQEYGGMGFPTALEVLGDEVMCATNMALATISGLTKGAYRCIHQYGSEELKTLYLPRMVSGEWFGTMCLTEAHCGTDLGLLRTRAVEQENGSYRLSGEKIFITGGEHDLTENILHLVLARLPDAPKGVKGISLFLVPKFIPADDGSLGERNSIRALSIEEKMGCKGSPTCVIALEEAQGWLIGEENRGLRAMFSMMNHERLAVGMEGIGIGEIAYQNGLAYALDRLQGRDLKGARFPEQEADPLIVHPDIRRMLLRAKSLIEGMRCLAVWTGMSIDRSHADPDEATREANGELVEILTPIVKALCTDLGCEIANDMLQIYGGHGYIKEHGMEQLVRDLRIAPIWEGANGIQALDLAGRKLPRDMGRLLRRFFHPALEFVETNRDDPDLKEFVEPFAKGLRGLQKTSLFLAQRGMGNPREIGAGATDYLRQFGLVTLGYMWLQMLKVAFAKRDEGEFYEYKLITGRYFFERVFPETISRAVAIASGAKTMMAMPDAGFAGDHRFSGN
- a CDS encoding SDR family oxidoreductase, whose product is MGESPFRDDLFAGARVLVTGGGTGMGLAFAQTFAAHGAQVAIASRNAEHLAAGAATVTDATGTEVLTHVVDVRDAESVAALAATLESEWGALDVLVNNAAGNFFAPVAEMSENAWRAVVDIVLDGTFRVSRAFHPLLRKGRDASVVNIVANYAWGAASYVAHSGAAKAGVLNLTRSLALEWASHGIRVNALCPGVVPTEGARANLFPAPEMEQMITDTIPKGRLATADEMALQVLWLAASDYVTGECLVADGGQWLAGNPFYTLGKLVAD